One Epinephelus fuscoguttatus linkage group LG10, E.fuscoguttatus.final_Chr_v1 genomic window carries:
- the ddias gene encoding uncharacterized protein ddias isoform X1, which yields MSVRRALVDCVVLSLQDACVFYPCCKGCFSRIDAEGQDTTRCRCVKCGYSCLREQVDYRYRLSLRVTRDRCIFGVTVFGTCLNQFFGIHASGLQRLVENTDGASDRSTLLVKAVKDCFIGRRFIFGIKVSETESAPWLGGPVSNGFSSKEAVHFIASQMLLPKATGLGGCTVVSYYRILLQKAAEYEQELTARPPATTLLLIPRHFPASSFNNATLSASGLLSQSLQSSQNQDGSLAPTPPWEQSLGLVTSSAEQEDDRSTQDSGNENSRQTPDHAQRGCSQNPKVTEERALSALLSLECSSSSGPSFAKYPLSCVEKPVGNTPILKTWFSPPPPGHNTSKDLSTKTFLSDSLAWEDLPFSESLSEFLCEENKDFNKQTELHQNVQNQKETSKNNLEINSQDKSVSHKSVCQSDPQITDSHSQILQDITHTPAPSGGDRDRLSDQVYKDPLGCASTSQARNVCFHEGNQEYKKEHSLSFENEEEEELEGDTYNCSADLFGSSLVIDVSTNKLNTHAETDRTTTEARPPLPEPRKKHMRSEKATHLTPDEVTLKSKKCINRRSLIPTDTQDLDFIPASQSTPIVKVGVVTGSHRTLTLAEVSPQPDSQDSGAFNRRLPELDSKKSTTFSLCKLNCVSANQLAQSVRESTKENSAWSLTPSRHRFTPKRRFWKPHKHKDHPRVHIGAPGSTGRIHHKWDSSDCDATVYDCEDNEVIVPPTPTAERQLSAKLRRKRWTGNSSSNFGCCWEGQQGDGVNCKRTLLDQTLSSSQKGLAQTGNCDSEKVDEGSLDGSNCYPLNDENEACDWSRDLFSDSV from the exons atgtctgttaGACGGGCTCTGGTGGACTGTGTTGTGTTGTCTCTGCAAGATGCCTGTGTGTTTTATCCGTGCTGCAAAGGCTGCTTTTCAAGGATTGATGCTGAAGGACAGGACACGACGAG ATGCAGATGTGTTAAGTGTGGTTACAGCTGTCTGAGGGAACAGGTTGACTACAGGTATCGTCTCTCATTGAGGGTGACCCGGGACAGATGCATATTTGGAGTGACAGTGTTTGGGACCTGTTTGAACCAATTCTTTGGCATTCATGCAAGTGGTTTACAGAG GCTGGTGGAGAACACGGACGGAGCATCAGACAGATCCACATTGTTGGTGAAGGCTGTCAAGGACTGTTTCATTGGCAGACGTTTCATCTTCGGTATAAAG GTATCCGAAACAGAAAGTGCACCTTGGTTAGGAGGACCTGTTTCCAATGGCTTCAGCAGTAAGGAAGCAGTCCACTTTATTGCCAGTCAGATGCTTCTTCCCAAAGCTACCGGCCTGGGCGGCTGCACGGTGGTCAGTTATTATCGGATCCTTCTTCAGAAAGCTGCAGAATATGAGCAGGAATTAACTGCCAGACCCCCAGCAACAACCCTGCTGCTGATTCCTCGCCATTTTCCAGCCAGCAGCTTCAATAATGCCACACTTTCTGCCTCAGGTCTTCTTTCCCAGTCACTTCAAAG TTCACAGAACCAAGATGGCTCCCTtgctcccactcctccatgggAACAGTCACTAGGACTAGTAACTTCATCAGCAGAGCAGGAGGATGACCGCAGCACCCAGGACAGCGGAAATGAGAACAGCAGACAAACACCAGATCATGCACAGAGAGGCTGCTCGCAGAACCCTAAAGTCACAGAGGAGAGAGCGCTGTCAGCTCTTCTTTCTTTAGAGTGCAGCTCTTCCAGTGGTCCGTCATTTGCCAAATACCCGTTATCATGTGTTGAGAAACCTGTTGGAAACACCCCCATCCTGAAGACTTGGTtcagtcctcctccacctggcCACAATACCTCCAAGGATTTATCtaccaaaacatttttgtcaGACTCCCTGGCTTGGGAAGATTTGCCTTTCTCTGAGAGTCTTTCAGAGTTTTTgtgtgaggaaaacaaagacttcaacaaacaaactgaGCTACATCAAAATGTGCAAAATCAAAAAGAGACATCAAAAAACAACCTGGAAATCAATTCACAAGACAAGAGCGTATCACATAAATCTGTTTGTCAAAGTGATCCGCAGAtaacagacagccattcacagATATTACAGGATATCACCCACACACCTGCACCGAGTGGAGGAGACAGAGATCGTTTATCTGACCAGGTATATAAGGACCCTCTTGGATGTGCAAGCACAAGTCAAGCCAGAAACGTTTGTTTCCATGAGGGTAATCAGGAGTATAAGAAAGAACATTCTCTCTCTTTTGaaaatgaagaggaagaggagctcGAAGGGGACACCTATAATTGTTCGGCAGACTTATTCGGTAGCTCACTCGTAATCGATGTGAGCACAAACAAGCtcaacacacatgcagaaactGACCGGACAACCACAGAAGCTCGCCCGCCGCTTCCCGAACCAAGAAAAAAGCACATGAGGAGTGAAAAGGCGACACATTTAACACCTGACGAAGTGACTCTGAAAAGTAAAAAATGCATTAACAGACGCAGTTTAATTCCAACAGACACACAAGATCTTGACTTCATCCCTGCCTCTCAGTCCACCCCCATTGTAAAAGTAGGTGTTGTGACAGGCTCACACAGAACCTTGACATTAGCTGAAGTCAGTCCACAACCTGACAGTCAAGATTCTGGTGCCTTTAACAGACGTCTGCCTGAATTGGACAGTAAAAAGAGCACTACCTTTTCTCTGTGTAAATTAAACTGTGTCAGTGCTAACCAGCTGGCCCAGAGTGTCAGAGAGTCTACCAAAGAAAACTCTGCGTGGAGTTTGACACCAAGCCGACACAGATTTACCCCAAAAAGGAGGTTCTGGAAACCACACAAGCATAAAGACCATCCGAGAGTCCACATAGGGGCTCCAGGGTCAACCGGAAGGATCCACCACAAATGGGACTCAAGTGATTGTGATGCGACTGTCTATGATTGTGAAGACAATGAAGTAATTGTTCCTCCAACTCCTACTGCTGAAAGACAACTGAGTGCAAAGCTCAGAAGAAAAAGGTGGACTggtaacagcagcagtaactTTGGTTGTTGTTGGGAAGGGCAGCAGGGAGATGGAGTTAACTGTAAAAGAACTCTTTTGGATCAAACTCTTTCATCATCACAGAAAGGTCTGGCACAAACAGGAAATTGTGACAGTGAGAAGGTTGATGAGGGGAGTCTGGATGGGTCTAATTGTTACCCCCTTAATGATGAGAATGAGGCATGTGATTGGTCTAGAGATCTATTCTCTGATTCGGTCTGA
- the ddias gene encoding uncharacterized protein ddias isoform X2: protein MQVVYRGEKLSGAGRRTFERLQSFRGGNGGNTKRLVENTDGASDRSTLLVKAVKDCFIGRRFIFGIKVSETESAPWLGGPVSNGFSSKEAVHFIASQMLLPKATGLGGCTVVSYYRILLQKAAEYEQELTARPPATTLLLIPRHFPASSFNNATLSASGLLSQSLQSSQNQDGSLAPTPPWEQSLGLVTSSAEQEDDRSTQDSGNENSRQTPDHAQRGCSQNPKVTEERALSALLSLECSSSSGPSFAKYPLSCVEKPVGNTPILKTWFSPPPPGHNTSKDLSTKTFLSDSLAWEDLPFSESLSEFLCEENKDFNKQTELHQNVQNQKETSKNNLEINSQDKSVSHKSVCQSDPQITDSHSQILQDITHTPAPSGGDRDRLSDQVYKDPLGCASTSQARNVCFHEGNQEYKKEHSLSFENEEEEELEGDTYNCSADLFGSSLVIDVSTNKLNTHAETDRTTTEARPPLPEPRKKHMRSEKATHLTPDEVTLKSKKCINRRSLIPTDTQDLDFIPASQSTPIVKVGVVTGSHRTLTLAEVSPQPDSQDSGAFNRRLPELDSKKSTTFSLCKLNCVSANQLAQSVRESTKENSAWSLTPSRHRFTPKRRFWKPHKHKDHPRVHIGAPGSTGRIHHKWDSSDCDATVYDCEDNEVIVPPTPTAERQLSAKLRRKRWTGNSSSNFGCCWEGQQGDGVNCKRTLLDQTLSSSQKGLAQTGNCDSEKVDEGSLDGSNCYPLNDENEACDWSRDLFSDSV from the exons ATGCAAGTGGTTTACAGAG gtgaaaaactgtcaggagcagggaggaggacttttgaGAGGCTTCAGAGTTTCAGAGGTggaaatggtggaaacacaaagag GCTGGTGGAGAACACGGACGGAGCATCAGACAGATCCACATTGTTGGTGAAGGCTGTCAAGGACTGTTTCATTGGCAGACGTTTCATCTTCGGTATAAAG GTATCCGAAACAGAAAGTGCACCTTGGTTAGGAGGACCTGTTTCCAATGGCTTCAGCAGTAAGGAAGCAGTCCACTTTATTGCCAGTCAGATGCTTCTTCCCAAAGCTACCGGCCTGGGCGGCTGCACGGTGGTCAGTTATTATCGGATCCTTCTTCAGAAAGCTGCAGAATATGAGCAGGAATTAACTGCCAGACCCCCAGCAACAACCCTGCTGCTGATTCCTCGCCATTTTCCAGCCAGCAGCTTCAATAATGCCACACTTTCTGCCTCAGGTCTTCTTTCCCAGTCACTTCAAAG TTCACAGAACCAAGATGGCTCCCTtgctcccactcctccatgggAACAGTCACTAGGACTAGTAACTTCATCAGCAGAGCAGGAGGATGACCGCAGCACCCAGGACAGCGGAAATGAGAACAGCAGACAAACACCAGATCATGCACAGAGAGGCTGCTCGCAGAACCCTAAAGTCACAGAGGAGAGAGCGCTGTCAGCTCTTCTTTCTTTAGAGTGCAGCTCTTCCAGTGGTCCGTCATTTGCCAAATACCCGTTATCATGTGTTGAGAAACCTGTTGGAAACACCCCCATCCTGAAGACTTGGTtcagtcctcctccacctggcCACAATACCTCCAAGGATTTATCtaccaaaacatttttgtcaGACTCCCTGGCTTGGGAAGATTTGCCTTTCTCTGAGAGTCTTTCAGAGTTTTTgtgtgaggaaaacaaagacttcaacaaacaaactgaGCTACATCAAAATGTGCAAAATCAAAAAGAGACATCAAAAAACAACCTGGAAATCAATTCACAAGACAAGAGCGTATCACATAAATCTGTTTGTCAAAGTGATCCGCAGAtaacagacagccattcacagATATTACAGGATATCACCCACACACCTGCACCGAGTGGAGGAGACAGAGATCGTTTATCTGACCAGGTATATAAGGACCCTCTTGGATGTGCAAGCACAAGTCAAGCCAGAAACGTTTGTTTCCATGAGGGTAATCAGGAGTATAAGAAAGAACATTCTCTCTCTTTTGaaaatgaagaggaagaggagctcGAAGGGGACACCTATAATTGTTCGGCAGACTTATTCGGTAGCTCACTCGTAATCGATGTGAGCACAAACAAGCtcaacacacatgcagaaactGACCGGACAACCACAGAAGCTCGCCCGCCGCTTCCCGAACCAAGAAAAAAGCACATGAGGAGTGAAAAGGCGACACATTTAACACCTGACGAAGTGACTCTGAAAAGTAAAAAATGCATTAACAGACGCAGTTTAATTCCAACAGACACACAAGATCTTGACTTCATCCCTGCCTCTCAGTCCACCCCCATTGTAAAAGTAGGTGTTGTGACAGGCTCACACAGAACCTTGACATTAGCTGAAGTCAGTCCACAACCTGACAGTCAAGATTCTGGTGCCTTTAACAGACGTCTGCCTGAATTGGACAGTAAAAAGAGCACTACCTTTTCTCTGTGTAAATTAAACTGTGTCAGTGCTAACCAGCTGGCCCAGAGTGTCAGAGAGTCTACCAAAGAAAACTCTGCGTGGAGTTTGACACCAAGCCGACACAGATTTACCCCAAAAAGGAGGTTCTGGAAACCACACAAGCATAAAGACCATCCGAGAGTCCACATAGGGGCTCCAGGGTCAACCGGAAGGATCCACCACAAATGGGACTCAAGTGATTGTGATGCGACTGTCTATGATTGTGAAGACAATGAAGTAATTGTTCCTCCAACTCCTACTGCTGAAAGACAACTGAGTGCAAAGCTCAGAAGAAAAAGGTGGACTggtaacagcagcagtaactTTGGTTGTTGTTGGGAAGGGCAGCAGGGAGATGGAGTTAACTGTAAAAGAACTCTTTTGGATCAAACTCTTTCATCATCACAGAAAGGTCTGGCACAAACAGGAAATTGTGACAGTGAGAAGGTTGATGAGGGGAGTCTGGATGGGTCTAATTGTTACCCCCTTAATGATGAGAATGAGGCATGTGATTGGTCTAGAGATCTATTCTCTGATTCGGTCTGA